One region of Scophthalmus maximus strain ysfricsl-2021 chromosome 13, ASM2237912v1, whole genome shotgun sequence genomic DNA includes:
- the exoc1 gene encoding exocyst complex component 1 isoform X2, with amino-acid sequence MTAIKHALQRDIFTPNDERLLSIVNVCKAGKKKKNCFLCATVTTERPVQVKVVKVKKSDKGDFYKRQQTWELRDLTEVDAKDASKENPEFDLHFEKVYRWLASSTAEKNSFISCIWKLNQRYLRKKVEFVNVSAQLLEESVPSDESQSVAGVDEDALDDYQELNTREEQDIESMMEMCEYAISNAEAFAEQLSKELQVLDGANIQSIMASEKQVNILMQLLDESLSEVDTIEGKLSSYEEMLQSVKEQMDQISQSNRLIQISNTNNGKLLNEIQFLVNYMDLSKGHIRALQDGDLTSPKGIEACINASEALLQCMNVALRPGHEKLMAVKQQQLLFADLRDTFARRLTNHLNNVFVHQGHDQSSTLSQHTTELTLPKHSPLHRDLLRYSKLMEWLKNTHREKYEGLSRTYVDYMSRLYEREIKDFFEVAKIKMAGTTKEAKGKFGLHGSSGKLTGSTSSLNKLTVQGSNSRRSQSSSLLDMGNMSASDLDVADRTKFDKIFEQVLSELEPLCLAEQDFISKFFKLQQHPTVTPPLAQPETEESDGGVVSRVPAQAEHRHSFSSEKDMVRLMMNKIFQSIETELNSLIALGDKIDSFNSLYMLVKMSHHVWTAENVDPASYLSTTLGNVLVTVKRNFDKCISGQIRQMEEVKISKKSKVGILPFVTGFEEFAELAETIFRNAERRGDLDKAYVKLIRAVFMNVEKVASESQKTPRDVVMMENFHHIFSTLSRLKISCLDAERREAKHKYTDHLQSYVINSLGQPLEKLNHFFEGVEARVAQGVREEEVSYQLAFNKQELRKVIKEYPGKEVKKGLDNLYKKVDKHLCEEESLLQVVWHSMQDEFIRQYKHFEDLIGRCYPGSGITMEFTIQDMLEYFSSIAQSH; translated from the exons ATGACAGCCATCAAGCATGCTCTCCAGAGGGACATCTTCACGCCCAACGACGAGCGGCTCCTCAGCATCGTCAACGTCTGCAAGgcggggaagaagaagaagaactgcttCTTGTGTGCGACAG TTACCACAGAGAGGCCCGTTCAGGTCAAAGTGGTGAAGGTGAAGAAATCCGACAAGGGGGACTTCTACAAGCGACAGCAGACCTGGGAGCTCCGGGACCTGACGGAGGTGGATGCCAAAGATGCGAGCAAG GAAAATCCCGAATTCGACCTTCATTTCGAGAAGGTGTACCGCTGGCTGGCCAGCAGCACGGCTGAAAAGAACTCTTTCATTTCCTGCATCTGGAAGCTGAACCAGCGTTATCTGAGGAAGAAGGTGGAGTTTGTGAATGTCAGTGCTCAGCTGCTGGAAG AGTCGGTGCCGAGTGACGAAAGCCAGAGTGTTGCCGGGGTAGATGAAGATGCTTTGGATGACTACCAGGAGCTGAATACCCGCGAGGAGCAGGACATCGAGAGCATGATGGAGATGTGCGAGTACGCCATCTCCAATGCTGAGGCTTTTGCGGAGCAGCTCTCCAAGGAGCTGCAGGTTTTAGATGGG GCCAACATCCAGTCCATCATGGCGTCGGAGAAGCAGGTCAACATCTTGATGCAGCTGCTGGACGAGTCGCTGTCCGAGGTGGACACCATCGAGGGAAAGCTGAGCAGCTATGAGGAGATGCTCCAGAGTGTCAAGGAGCAGATGGACCAGATCTCCCAGAGCAACCGCCTCATCCAGATCAGCAACACGAACAATGGCAAACTGCTGAATGAGATCCAGTTCTTGGTG AACTACATGGATCTGTCAAAGGGACACATCAGGGCCTTGCAGGATGGAGACCTGACGTCCCCTAAAGGTATCGAGGCCTGCATCAACGCCTCTGAAGCTCTTCTGCAGTGCATGAACGTGGCCCTCAGACCAG GCCACGAGAAGCTGATGGCTGTGAAGCAGCAACAGCTCCTGTTCGCTGACCTGAGAGACACCTTTGCCCGCCGTCTCACCAACCATCTCAACAATGTGTTCGTCCACCAG GGCCATGACCAGAGCTCCACCCTGTCCCAGCACACCACAGAGCTGACTCTGCCCAAACACAGCCCCCTCCACAGGGACCTGCTGCGCTACTCCAAGCTCATGGAATGGCTGAAGAACACCCACAGGGAGAAGTACGAGGGCCTATCAAGG aCCTATGTCGACTACATGAGCCGACTGTATGAACGAGAAATCAAAGACTTCTTCGAGGTTGCCAAGATAAAGATGGCGGGTACAACCAAGGAGGCGAAGGGCAAGTTCG GCCTTCATGGCAGCTCTGGTAAGCTCACTGGCTCCACCTCAAGCCTGAACAAGCTGACGGTGCAGGGCTCCAACAGCCGCCGTTCCCAGTCTTCCTCACTGCTGGACATGGGCAACATGTCTGCCTCCGACCTTGACGTTGCGGACAGGACCAAATTTGACAAG aTTTTTGAGCAGGTCCTCAGTGAGCTTGAGCCTCTGTGTCTTGCAGAACAAGACTTCATCAGCAAGTTcttcaaactgcagcagcacccAACAGTTACTCCCCCGCTTGCTCAG CCTGAAACTGAGGAATCAGATGGAGGTGTGGTGTCGAGAGTGCCTGCCCAGGCAGAACACAGACACTCCTTTTCATCAGA gAAAGACATGGTGCGGCTGATGATGAATAAAATCTTCCAGAGCATCGAGACGGAGCTCAACAGTCTCATCGCTCTGGGTGACAAGATTGACAGCTTCAACTCTCTCTACATGCTGGTGAAGATGAGTCACCACGTGTGGACAGCTGAGAACGTCGACCCGGCCTCCTACCTCAGCACTACGTTGGGAAATGTGCTGGTCACTGTCAAGAGGAACTTTGACAAATGCATA tCTGGTCAGatcagacagatggaggaggtgaaaatTTCGAAGAAAAGCAAAGTTGGTATCCTCCCTTTTGTCACCGGGTTTGAGGAGTTTGCTGAGCTGGCTGAAACAATCTTCCGCAATGCAGAGCGGCGAGGCGATCTGGATAAAGCTTATGTCAAACTTATCAGGGCCGTCTTCATGAACG TGGAGAAGGTAGCCAGTGAAAGCCAGAAGACGCCCCGGGACGTTGTGATGATGGAGAATTTCCACCACATCTTTTCTACGCTGTCGCGTCTGAAGATCTCCTGCCTGGACGCAGAGAGACGAGAGGCCaagcacaaatacacagaccACCTGCAGTCCTACGTGATCAACTCCCTGGGCCAGCCTCTGGAGAAACTCAAT CATTTCTTTGAAGGAGTTGAGGCACGCGTAGCCCAGGGTGTCCGCGAGGAGGAAGTGAGCTACCAGCTGGCCTTCAACAAACAAGAGCTACGCAAAGTTATTAAAGAGTACCCTGGCAAAGAGGTGAAAAAGGGACTGGACAACCTTTACAAGAAGGTGGATAAACATCTGTGTGAAGAGGagagtctgctgcag GTGGTGTGGCACTCCATGCAAGACGAGTTCATCCGCCAGTACAAGCACTTTGAAGATTTGATTGGCAGATGCTATCCTGGCTCTGGAATCACCATGGAGTTTACCATACAGGACATGTTGGAGTACTTCTCCAGCATTGCTCAGTCTCATTAG
- the exoc1 gene encoding exocyst complex component 1 isoform X1: MTAIKHALQRDIFTPNDERLLSIVNVCKAGKKKKNCFLCATVTTERPVQVKVVKVKKSDKGDFYKRQQTWELRDLTEVDAKDASKENPEFDLHFEKVYRWLASSTAEKNSFISCIWKLNQRYLRKKVEFVNVSAQLLEESVPSDESQSVAGVDEDALDDYQELNTREEQDIESMMEMCEYAISNAEAFAEQLSKELQVLDGANIQSIMASEKQVNILMQLLDESLSEVDTIEGKLSSYEEMLQSVKEQMDQISQSNRLIQISNTNNGKLLNEIQFLVNYMDLSKGHIRALQDGDLTSPKGIEACINASEALLQCMNVALRPGHEKLMAVKQQQLLFADLRDTFARRLTNHLNNVFVHQGHDQSSTLSQHTTELTLPKHSPLHRDLLRYSKLMEWLKNTHREKYEGLSRTYVDYMSRLYEREIKDFFEVAKIKMAGTTKEAKGKFATLPRKESALKQDTESLHGSSGKLTGSTSSLNKLTVQGSNSRRSQSSSLLDMGNMSASDLDVADRTKFDKIFEQVLSELEPLCLAEQDFISKFFKLQQHPTVTPPLAQPETEESDGGVVSRVPAQAEHRHSFSSEKDMVRLMMNKIFQSIETELNSLIALGDKIDSFNSLYMLVKMSHHVWTAENVDPASYLSTTLGNVLVTVKRNFDKCISGQIRQMEEVKISKKSKVGILPFVTGFEEFAELAETIFRNAERRGDLDKAYVKLIRAVFMNVEKVASESQKTPRDVVMMENFHHIFSTLSRLKISCLDAERREAKHKYTDHLQSYVINSLGQPLEKLNHFFEGVEARVAQGVREEEVSYQLAFNKQELRKVIKEYPGKEVKKGLDNLYKKVDKHLCEEESLLQVVWHSMQDEFIRQYKHFEDLIGRCYPGSGITMEFTIQDMLEYFSSIAQSH, translated from the exons ATGACAGCCATCAAGCATGCTCTCCAGAGGGACATCTTCACGCCCAACGACGAGCGGCTCCTCAGCATCGTCAACGTCTGCAAGgcggggaagaagaagaagaactgcttCTTGTGTGCGACAG TTACCACAGAGAGGCCCGTTCAGGTCAAAGTGGTGAAGGTGAAGAAATCCGACAAGGGGGACTTCTACAAGCGACAGCAGACCTGGGAGCTCCGGGACCTGACGGAGGTGGATGCCAAAGATGCGAGCAAG GAAAATCCCGAATTCGACCTTCATTTCGAGAAGGTGTACCGCTGGCTGGCCAGCAGCACGGCTGAAAAGAACTCTTTCATTTCCTGCATCTGGAAGCTGAACCAGCGTTATCTGAGGAAGAAGGTGGAGTTTGTGAATGTCAGTGCTCAGCTGCTGGAAG AGTCGGTGCCGAGTGACGAAAGCCAGAGTGTTGCCGGGGTAGATGAAGATGCTTTGGATGACTACCAGGAGCTGAATACCCGCGAGGAGCAGGACATCGAGAGCATGATGGAGATGTGCGAGTACGCCATCTCCAATGCTGAGGCTTTTGCGGAGCAGCTCTCCAAGGAGCTGCAGGTTTTAGATGGG GCCAACATCCAGTCCATCATGGCGTCGGAGAAGCAGGTCAACATCTTGATGCAGCTGCTGGACGAGTCGCTGTCCGAGGTGGACACCATCGAGGGAAAGCTGAGCAGCTATGAGGAGATGCTCCAGAGTGTCAAGGAGCAGATGGACCAGATCTCCCAGAGCAACCGCCTCATCCAGATCAGCAACACGAACAATGGCAAACTGCTGAATGAGATCCAGTTCTTGGTG AACTACATGGATCTGTCAAAGGGACACATCAGGGCCTTGCAGGATGGAGACCTGACGTCCCCTAAAGGTATCGAGGCCTGCATCAACGCCTCTGAAGCTCTTCTGCAGTGCATGAACGTGGCCCTCAGACCAG GCCACGAGAAGCTGATGGCTGTGAAGCAGCAACAGCTCCTGTTCGCTGACCTGAGAGACACCTTTGCCCGCCGTCTCACCAACCATCTCAACAATGTGTTCGTCCACCAG GGCCATGACCAGAGCTCCACCCTGTCCCAGCACACCACAGAGCTGACTCTGCCCAAACACAGCCCCCTCCACAGGGACCTGCTGCGCTACTCCAAGCTCATGGAATGGCTGAAGAACACCCACAGGGAGAAGTACGAGGGCCTATCAAGG aCCTATGTCGACTACATGAGCCGACTGTATGAACGAGAAATCAAAGACTTCTTCGAGGTTGCCAAGATAAAGATGGCGGGTACAACCAAGGAGGCGAAGGGCAAGTTCG CCACGCTTCCGCGGAAAGAAAGTGCACTCAAACAGGATACTGAGA GCCTTCATGGCAGCTCTGGTAAGCTCACTGGCTCCACCTCAAGCCTGAACAAGCTGACGGTGCAGGGCTCCAACAGCCGCCGTTCCCAGTCTTCCTCACTGCTGGACATGGGCAACATGTCTGCCTCCGACCTTGACGTTGCGGACAGGACCAAATTTGACAAG aTTTTTGAGCAGGTCCTCAGTGAGCTTGAGCCTCTGTGTCTTGCAGAACAAGACTTCATCAGCAAGTTcttcaaactgcagcagcacccAACAGTTACTCCCCCGCTTGCTCAG CCTGAAACTGAGGAATCAGATGGAGGTGTGGTGTCGAGAGTGCCTGCCCAGGCAGAACACAGACACTCCTTTTCATCAGA gAAAGACATGGTGCGGCTGATGATGAATAAAATCTTCCAGAGCATCGAGACGGAGCTCAACAGTCTCATCGCTCTGGGTGACAAGATTGACAGCTTCAACTCTCTCTACATGCTGGTGAAGATGAGTCACCACGTGTGGACAGCTGAGAACGTCGACCCGGCCTCCTACCTCAGCACTACGTTGGGAAATGTGCTGGTCACTGTCAAGAGGAACTTTGACAAATGCATA tCTGGTCAGatcagacagatggaggaggtgaaaatTTCGAAGAAAAGCAAAGTTGGTATCCTCCCTTTTGTCACCGGGTTTGAGGAGTTTGCTGAGCTGGCTGAAACAATCTTCCGCAATGCAGAGCGGCGAGGCGATCTGGATAAAGCTTATGTCAAACTTATCAGGGCCGTCTTCATGAACG TGGAGAAGGTAGCCAGTGAAAGCCAGAAGACGCCCCGGGACGTTGTGATGATGGAGAATTTCCACCACATCTTTTCTACGCTGTCGCGTCTGAAGATCTCCTGCCTGGACGCAGAGAGACGAGAGGCCaagcacaaatacacagaccACCTGCAGTCCTACGTGATCAACTCCCTGGGCCAGCCTCTGGAGAAACTCAAT CATTTCTTTGAAGGAGTTGAGGCACGCGTAGCCCAGGGTGTCCGCGAGGAGGAAGTGAGCTACCAGCTGGCCTTCAACAAACAAGAGCTACGCAAAGTTATTAAAGAGTACCCTGGCAAAGAGGTGAAAAAGGGACTGGACAACCTTTACAAGAAGGTGGATAAACATCTGTGTGAAGAGGagagtctgctgcag GTGGTGTGGCACTCCATGCAAGACGAGTTCATCCGCCAGTACAAGCACTTTGAAGATTTGATTGGCAGATGCTATCCTGGCTCTGGAATCACCATGGAGTTTACCATACAGGACATGTTGGAGTACTTCTCCAGCATTGCTCAGTCTCATTAG
- the nmu gene encoding neuromedin-U produces the protein MRRTMSSQSPPAQRGASSIISPHSLSLSISISSGGAMSPVSTASFTLAALLLLTTPVCHSAPVEVQQATTDQRQLFSQIDAVCSSYLSSDLKLWASDVLGELCVMMLVQKSKELKVQEKSKRAEVQGPGGIQSRGHFLYRPRNGRRSMDYE, from the exons atgaggaggaccATGTCGAGCCAAAGTCCTCCTGCGCAGCGCGGAGCCTCCAGCATCATCAGCCCGcacagcctcagcctcagcatcagcatcagcagcggCGGCGCCATGAGTCCAGTCAGCACGGCCAGCTTCACCCTGGCCGCCCTGCTGCTCCTCACCACACCAGTCTGCCACA GTGCTCCAGTAGAAGTTCAGCAAGCTACAACAGATCAGAGGCAGCTATTCAGCCAG ATAGATGCCGTGTGCTCATCCTACCTCTCTTCAGATCTGAAACTTTGG GCATCTGACGTCTTAGGGGAACTCTGTGTCATGATGCTGGTTCAGAAATCAAAG GAGCTGAAAGtgcaagaaaaaagtaaaagg GCTGAGGTCCAGGGACCAGGTGGAATCCAGAGCAGAGGTCATTTCCTTTATCGG CCACGAAATGGAAGACGATCCATGGACTATGAGTAA